The Terriglobus roseus region TCCGAAGTGTGGTTCGCAACCAGGTCGACGATCAACCGCATGCCACGCTGCTTAATCCCCGCCAACAGTGCATCAAAATCCTGCATGGTGCCAAACTCGCGCATCACTTTTCGATAGTCGCGAATGTCGTAACCATTGTCTGCATTCGGTGAATCGTAGTGTGGTGACAGCCAGATAACATCCACACCAAGATCGCGAAGATAATCCAGTCGCGACGTAATGCCCGGCAGATCTCCAATGCCATCCCCATTGGAGTCCTGAAAGCTGCGCGGATAGATCTGGTAGACAACCGATTCTTTCCACCAATGTTTCGTCTGACCGTAAATCAACTCGTCATGCATATCATTTCTGATGACAAATGCAAACGCCGCGATCACTCAGGATCGCGGCGTTTTCGCACTGTAGTTTTCGTTACTGCTTCACAACATCGATGTAGTACAAGTCCTCCGCCACCTTGAAGCTGTCACGCTTGCCCTGCATCGTCTGCCAATTGGCCGTCGGATGCAGCAACGTCCAGTGCTGTGGATCGCCCACCCTCACTGGCATATTAAAACCGGCTTCCTCCGCAACCCAGCGATACTGCACCGTGCCTGCCGTGTCATCAAACTTCAGGTCCAGCTTCGGCAACGCAGCATGACGAAGATACTCATTGAAGAGCGGGGTCAGATCGCGGCCCGTGTACTGATTCCAGAACGAGACAACATCTTCGGTAAGAATCGTCTTGTACTTAAAGTGCTCATAGTAAGCATGAATACCCGCATACCACTTCACATCATCATCCAACACTGAGCGAAGAGTATTCAGGAACAACGCGCCCTTGAAGTACTGGTCCTCATCACGCGGTTCACGATCCGTGCCGCGCGGCCCCAGTATCGGCCGCTCGTTCTTCACCTTCTTCTTGTAACCATTCACGTACTTGATGGCATCATCCTTACCCCAGCGACCTTCCACATAGATATCTTCGGAGTAAGTGCACCAACCCTCATGAATCCACATATCGGCGGGATCAGCCGCTGTAATGGCATTGCCAAACCACTCATGACCGCTCTCATGAATGATGATGAAGTCGAACCGCGGACTGATGCCCACGCCCGTCCAATCGCCACCGTGATAGCTGTTCTGAAATCCATTGCCGTATGCAACCGCGCTCTGATGTTCCATCCCCGCATACGGAACCTGAACCAGCTTGTAACCATCACGTACAAACGCATACTCGCCAATCTTCTTATTGAAGATCTC contains the following coding sequences:
- a CDS encoding M1 family metallopeptidase, yielding MKYRVSLFFVLFLMACCRSFAQQDVATAKKTQLLGEYGPYRANNDLLHYTLTVRVNPEDQSIAGDNQVRFRMLEDGQRIQLDLAQELTIDKVLYRGKPMKVTREEESFFVDVPRVMRKGSVQTLDVFYSGHPRKAGRFGGMSYEKDSAGKPWVFTACEGNGARVWWPNKDQWKDEPQQGVDLHVSAPDGLMDVSNGRLLGHRDLHDGYTQWNWRVTYPINNYDVTLNIGTYVHWNDKPLGKLTIDFYAKPEDLEKAKAQFVQARPMLEIFNKKIGEYAFVRDGYKLVQVPYAGMEHQSAVAYGNGFQNSYHGGDWTGVGISPRFDFIIIHESGHEWFGNAITAADPADMWIHEGWCTYSEDIYVEGRWGKDDAIKYVNGYKKKVKNERPILGPRGTDREPRDEDQYFKGALFLNTLRSVLDDDVKWYAGIHAYYEHFKYKTILTEDVVSFWNQYTGRDLTPLFNEYLRHAALPKLDLKFDDTAGTVQYRWVAEEAGFNMPVRVGDPQHWTLLHPTANWQTMQGKRDSFKVAEDLYYIDVVKQ